Proteins co-encoded in one Paenibacillus sp. genomic window:
- a CDS encoding DMT family transporter: MTASGGQGIPQGAGASAAEERGSDSASSRSLWYPHLGLLLVYILWGVNTASMKVGGAAWDPFVFNGLRYAIVAPLLWLTVAPSFRKRGISFRMERRDFALILGLGALSAVGMEALLSYALQYSNVANGSVLGRGVMPIFTVLFALALREMRMSPRIWIGLPLAFAGAVVIVAGGGGLHFGAETVRGDALLLLRSVFGAIYLIGMSRLTSRYPLMLLVAWEMTAGAAALLPYALWKADAALIASIPPMGWASLAYTALLATLVGFTLHNWSLARIGAFRASFYGYTMPITAAASGYLLLGETITPYQIVGGAAVLAAMYLVQSRGAKANPQPKAQESS, from the coding sequence ATGACGGCAAGCGGAGGACAAGGCATACCGCAGGGGGCGGGCGCGTCGGCGGCGGAGGAACGGGGAAGTGACTCTGCATCGAGCCGCAGCCTCTGGTACCCGCACCTAGGATTGCTCCTCGTCTACATTCTTTGGGGCGTCAACACCGCCTCGATGAAGGTCGGCGGCGCGGCGTGGGACCCGTTCGTGTTCAACGGGCTGCGCTACGCCATCGTCGCTCCGCTGCTGTGGCTGACGGTCGCGCCGAGCTTCCGGAAGAGAGGGATCTCCTTCCGGATGGAGCGGCGCGATTTCGCGCTCATCCTCGGGCTCGGGGCGCTGTCCGCCGTCGGCATGGAGGCGCTGCTGTCGTACGCGCTGCAATATTCGAACGTCGCGAACGGATCGGTGCTCGGGCGGGGCGTCATGCCGATCTTCACCGTCCTGTTCGCGCTCGCGCTGCGCGAGATGCGCATGTCGCCGCGCATCTGGATCGGGCTGCCGCTCGCCTTCGCCGGCGCCGTCGTCATCGTCGCGGGGGGCGGGGGGCTCCATTTCGGCGCGGAGACGGTCCGCGGGGACGCGCTGCTGCTGCTGCGCAGCGTGTTCGGCGCGATCTATCTGATCGGCATGAGCCGCCTGACGTCTCGCTATCCGCTCATGCTGCTGGTCGCCTGGGAGATGACGGCCGGCGCGGCCGCGCTGCTGCCGTACGCGCTGTGGAAGGCGGACGCCGCGCTGATCGCTTCGATCCCGCCGATGGGATGGGCGAGCCTCGCGTACACCGCGCTGCTCGCGACGCTCGTCGGCTTCACGCTGCACAATTGGAGCCTCGCCCGGATCGGCGCGTTTCGCGCTTCGTTCTACGGATACACGATGCCCATCACCGCCGCCGCGAGCGGGTACTTGCTGCTCGGCGAAACGATCACGCCGTATCAAATCGTCGGCGGCGCCGCGGTGCTCGCAGCGATGTATTTGGTGCAGTCGCGGGGCGCGAAAGCGAATCCGCAGCCGAAGGCGCAGGAATCGTCGTGA
- a CDS encoding sensor histidine kinase, producing MKLRQSLLTKMLLGLAAAAILPFVVTNIYAYQSTTRAVEHQIIDLNQDSMELGLEHIIRYIQDLNQLSVSSYFDEARLKKMRNPEDPDTVRQINDYISDVYYSKPELSAVTYVSAFNGRKYTKYRTSSVGQLVDWPAPPIPKESRDWSSDRRFEVINFNGKRVLAIHTLITDLPKPSVLGLVSLYADLDEIDKIVRPLSDAGAGEAAFLLVHEDLQLLYGTDASMEPALPGDELEWPDTGIVRGAREGRDGVFIYVQGRYLNLPLTLTKFVPRAVISESANQTLGRSIGLQSASLAIVIAIASAMWIRMIAPLRRLVRNFAKVETGNFQLSKQTSRVDEIGMLENRFQIMVQRLEEYINREYRNRLELSTARLKMLQAQINPHFLYNALQTINTMALRRQAYDISDKIAELGAIMRYSIDSSTDTVPLRKEIEHIESYLSLQAGRFKNKLSYTVSCPDEALELCVPKMILQPLVENSIIHGIEKGKGSAALHIGIDLEDGLRIRVMDSGKGMDEAAIERIRREYIDPPPCDPEKGGIGLSNVLQRLKLRYGAEFTWSISSKPYEATIVTLLIPNEKVG from the coding sequence ATGAAACTGAGGCAAAGCTTGTTGACGAAAATGCTGCTCGGTCTGGCGGCGGCGGCGATCCTTCCGTTCGTCGTGACCAACATTTATGCGTATCAGAGTACGACACGCGCGGTGGAGCATCAAATCATCGACCTGAACCAGGACTCTATGGAGCTTGGACTCGAACACATTATTCGATATATCCAAGATTTGAATCAGCTCTCGGTATCCTCGTATTTCGACGAGGCGCGGCTGAAAAAGATGCGGAATCCCGAGGACCCGGATACCGTGCGGCAGATCAATGACTACATCTCGGATGTGTATTACAGCAAACCGGAGTTGTCCGCGGTCACTTATGTAAGCGCTTTTAACGGACGGAAGTATACAAAATACCGCACGAGCTCGGTCGGTCAGTTGGTGGATTGGCCGGCGCCGCCGATCCCGAAGGAGAGCCGGGATTGGAGCTCGGATCGCAGGTTCGAGGTGATCAACTTCAACGGCAAGCGCGTATTGGCGATTCACACCCTCATTACCGATCTGCCGAAACCGTCGGTGCTCGGGCTCGTATCGCTGTACGCCGATCTCGACGAAATCGATAAAATCGTTCGTCCCTTGTCGGACGCGGGCGCGGGGGAGGCCGCTTTTCTCCTGGTGCACGAGGATTTGCAGCTGCTGTACGGAACCGATGCATCGATGGAGCCGGCGCTGCCCGGCGATGAGCTGGAATGGCCCGATACCGGCATCGTCAGAGGAGCGAGGGAGGGCCGGGACGGCGTCTTTATTTACGTCCAGGGGCGCTACTTGAACCTGCCGCTGACGTTGACGAAGTTCGTACCACGCGCCGTCATCAGCGAATCGGCCAACCAGACGCTCGGGAGATCGATCGGCTTGCAAAGCGCTTCGCTCGCGATCGTCATCGCGATCGCTTCCGCGATGTGGATCCGCATGATCGCTCCGCTCCGAAGGCTGGTGCGCAATTTCGCCAAGGTAGAAACCGGCAATTTCCAGCTCTCGAAGCAAACGAGCCGCGTCGACGAAATCGGGATGCTCGAGAACCGGTTTCAAATCATGGTGCAGCGCCTCGAGGAGTACATTAATAGGGAGTATCGAAACCGACTGGAATTGTCGACGGCTCGACTGAAGATGCTGCAGGCCCAAATCAACCCTCATTTCTTATATAATGCGCTGCAGACGATCAATACGATGGCGCTGCGGAGACAAGCTTACGACATCAGCGACAAAATCGCCGAATTGGGCGCCATTATGCGGTACAGCATCGATAGCAGTACGGACACCGTGCCGCTGCGGAAGGAAATCGAGCATATTGAGTCCTACTTGTCCCTGCAGGCCGGCCGGTTCAAAAACAAACTGTCGTACACCGTATCTTGCCCGGACGAAGCGCTGGAACTGTGCGTACCGAAAATGATCCTGCAGCCGCTCGTGGAGAACAGTATCATTCATGGGATCGAGAAAGGAAAAGGTTCGGCTGCGCTGCATATCGGCATCGACCTCGAGGATGGTCTGCGCATTCGCGTCATGGACTCCGGAAAAGGGATGGACGAGGCCGCGATCGAACGGATTCGGCGCGAATACATCGACCCCCCGCCCTGCGATCCCGAGAAAGGCGGCATCGGCCTGTCGAACGTGCTGCAGCGACTCAAGCTGCGCTACGGAGCCGAATTTACGTGGAGCATCAGCAGCAAGCCTTACGAAGCGACCATCGTGACGCTTCTGATTCCCAATGAAAAGGTTGGTTGA
- a CDS encoding response regulator transcription factor, whose translation MIVLIVDDEEHVREGIDLAVDWERLGVTERLQAEDGFAALALVRDRRPAAMLCDMRMPGMDGIELLEQVRRENQEIQIVVLSGHDDFHYTRAAIRAGGVDYLLKPFAKRELEQCLERALNEWKKKVHRLIEQREAGFMARKADAYLDEQKMAAYFRGEAPDAGIRELLRKVGLPERSIRAALILPRNRAELVRRRFQGDADLFLFAVNNIMHDTLRSHGAHYLCRLDDYQWLLLTAMREGSGAETQHRQLLESTERAWSRTIGLNVLVGIAGKEADAEQLLSALGEARSALLRCNVLGEAKRAADAGDLPHLTDKQFLLEQALETGSKTLAAEAVQAVAERLRRRGTLRLKDLQALTVEANHMLQQASRSQPDEDYADVLLPLWISDVTEWERLLIQSWEVLIDFSSGDALGSGGVQAIREHIDRHFAEDVSLSSLSKQFNFSPQYIAKKFKEMYQTTVTAYITSLRIEHAKALLRQTEMTVAEIAERVGYADENYFGKVFKKQMNVSPLQYRKRLTDS comes from the coding sequence ATGATCGTACTCATTGTCGACGACGAAGAGCATGTCAGAGAAGGCATCGACCTGGCGGTCGATTGGGAGAGGCTGGGCGTGACGGAACGATTGCAAGCGGAAGACGGATTCGCGGCGCTGGCGCTCGTCCGCGACCGGCGACCGGCGGCGATGCTGTGCGATATGAGGATGCCCGGGATGGACGGCATCGAGCTTCTCGAGCAGGTCCGCAGGGAGAACCAGGAAATCCAGATCGTGGTGCTGAGCGGGCATGACGATTTCCATTACACGAGAGCCGCCATCAGGGCGGGCGGGGTGGATTATTTGCTGAAGCCCTTCGCCAAGAGAGAATTGGAGCAGTGCCTCGAGAGAGCGTTGAACGAATGGAAAAAGAAGGTCCATCGACTGATCGAACAGCGGGAAGCCGGGTTTATGGCCCGCAAGGCGGACGCTTACTTGGACGAACAAAAGATGGCCGCTTATTTCCGAGGTGAAGCGCCGGATGCGGGCATTCGCGAGCTGCTGCGGAAAGTCGGGCTGCCGGAGCGATCGATCCGCGCCGCCTTAATTCTGCCGAGGAATCGCGCCGAATTGGTGCGCCGCCGGTTCCAAGGGGACGCCGACTTGTTTCTGTTCGCGGTCAATAACATCATGCATGATACGTTGCGGTCTCACGGCGCACACTACTTGTGCCGCTTGGACGATTACCAGTGGCTGCTGTTAACGGCGATGCGGGAAGGCTCAGGCGCCGAAACGCAGCACCGGCAGCTGCTGGAGAGTACGGAACGGGCGTGGAGCCGAACGATCGGCTTGAACGTGCTCGTCGGCATCGCCGGCAAAGAGGCTGATGCGGAGCAGCTTCTCTCCGCTTTGGGGGAAGCGCGGTCCGCGCTGCTGCGATGCAATGTGCTGGGAGAGGCGAAACGTGCCGCCGATGCGGGGGATTTGCCCCATTTGACGGACAAGCAGTTTCTGCTGGAGCAGGCGCTCGAGACCGGCAGCAAAACGCTCGCGGCGGAAGCCGTGCAGGCCGTGGCGGAGCGGCTGCGCCGCCGGGGGACGCTTCGGCTGAAGGATCTTCAGGCGCTGACGGTGGAGGCGAATCATATGCTGCAGCAGGCGAGCCGCAGCCAACCGGACGAAGATTACGCCGACGTGCTGCTGCCGCTGTGGATCAGCGATGTGACCGAGTGGGAGAGGCTGCTGATCCAAAGCTGGGAGGTGTTGATCGACTTCAGTTCGGGCGACGCGCTCGGCAGCGGGGGCGTCCAGGCGATCCGGGAGCATATCGACCGGCATTTCGCGGAGGATGTTTCGCTGTCGTCGCTCTCGAAGCAATTTAATTTCAGCCCGCAGTATATCGCGAAGAAGTTCAAGGAAATGTACCAAACGACGGTGACGGCATACATTACGAGCCTGCGCATCGAGCACGCGAAGGCGCTGCTGCGCCAGACCGAGATGACGGTGGCCGAAATCGCGGAGCGGGTCGGGTACGCCGACGAAAACTATTTCGGCAAAGTGTTCAAGAAGCAAATGAACGTCTCCCCGCTGCAATATCGAAAGCGCTTAACAGATTCATAA
- a CDS encoding ABC transporter substrate-binding protein — MRKWLSSVGAIALMTTTLLGCAGGTEPQQQTGSTGGEQPAAKQETSGSSDSGEKVTLKLLQFKVEITDKVKAMAADYMKENPNVVVDAEVTRDYETILKTRFASGDEPDIFMTKAYTDITDWSDRLADLSNEPWMEKVSPSAVPGMTVDGKKLGFPVAFEGYGFIYNKDLFAKAGIESVPTTLTELKEVNEKLKAAGIASYAEGYKEWWVLGQHLYNLPFAYEQDPTASIDKINKGEMKVADIANMNGFFDVLDMTVQYGKGAESVGVSYDDQVSSFASGKTAMMQQGVWTIDSILKINPDINMGMFAIPLNDNAEETRLPVGVPGYYVVNGNSKNAEEAKKFLNWMHQNGQKYLVDSFMLIPAFTDLQTTENLGPLAADLSKYVAEDKTIPWAHTLWPTGANQEFAKPLQAYVAGQLDREGALAEVQNIWETRLSQ, encoded by the coding sequence ATGAGGAAATGGCTATCTTCGGTAGGCGCGATCGCGCTGATGACAACGACGCTGCTCGGATGCGCCGGCGGCACGGAGCCGCAGCAGCAGACGGGCAGCACCGGCGGCGAGCAGCCTGCCGCCAAGCAGGAGACGAGCGGCTCGAGCGACTCGGGCGAGAAGGTCACGCTGAAGCTGCTGCAGTTCAAGGTCGAAATTACCGATAAGGTCAAGGCGATGGCCGCCGATTACATGAAAGAAAACCCGAACGTCGTCGTCGACGCCGAAGTGACGCGCGATTACGAAACGATTTTGAAGACGCGCTTCGCCTCCGGCGACGAGCCCGACATTTTCATGACGAAAGCGTATACGGATATCACGGATTGGTCGGATCGACTTGCCGATTTGTCCAATGAGCCTTGGATGGAGAAAGTATCGCCTTCCGCGGTTCCGGGGATGACGGTCGACGGCAAGAAGCTCGGCTTCCCGGTCGCATTCGAGGGCTACGGCTTCATTTACAACAAGGATCTGTTCGCGAAGGCGGGCATCGAATCGGTGCCGACGACGTTGACGGAATTGAAGGAAGTGAACGAGAAGCTGAAGGCGGCGGGCATCGCTTCCTATGCCGAAGGCTACAAAGAATGGTGGGTTCTCGGCCAGCACTTGTATAACCTTCCGTTCGCGTACGAGCAAGATCCGACGGCGTCGATCGATAAGATCAACAAGGGCGAAATGAAGGTCGCCGACATCGCCAACATGAACGGCTTCTTCGATGTGCTGGACATGACGGTACAGTACGGCAAAGGCGCGGAATCGGTCGGCGTCAGCTACGACGATCAAGTGTCCAGCTTCGCTTCCGGCAAGACGGCCATGATGCAGCAAGGCGTATGGACGATCGATTCGATCCTGAAAATTAACCCGGACATCAACATGGGCATGTTCGCCATTCCGCTCAACGACAACGCCGAAGAGACGCGCCTTCCGGTCGGCGTGCCAGGCTACTATGTCGTGAACGGCAACAGCAAGAACGCGGAGGAAGCGAAGAAGTTCCTGAACTGGATGCATCAGAACGGCCAGAAGTATCTCGTCGATTCGTTCATGCTCATCCCGGCCTTCACGGATTTGCAGACGACGGAGAATCTCGGACCGTTGGCCGCGGACCTCAGCAAATATGTCGCCGAAGACAAGACGATTCCTTGGGCGCATACGCTGTGGCCGACGGGAGCGAACCAAGAGTTCGCGAAGCCGCTGCAGGCCTACGTCGCCGGACAGCTGGATCGCGAAGGAGCGCTTGCGGAAGTGCAGAACATTTGGGAAACGAGACTGAGCCAATAA
- a CDS encoding sugar ABC transporter permease, whose translation MNTRTRRILTYGVFVAPALFFFILIILVPFLRAILFSFQDWNGISSNIAWAGLDNYEKIMKDKGFYKSFMFTVKYVLATTLLLNVFAFVLALILNLPLKLKNGLRTAFFLPYVIGSIIIGFIWQFIISQLFVDIGEATQWTLFMKNWLSLPDYSFWSLVLVTVWHSVGYFMIIYLAALQGVPNDLLEAAEIDGAGRWKRLYHVVLPLIRPAITINLFLAISNGFKAFDLNFSLTKGGPFGTTESIALHIYLDAFTKNLFTYASAKAVIFFLILAGITLVQVATMKRKEVEM comes from the coding sequence ATGAACACGCGAACGCGCAGAATTTTGACTTACGGGGTATTCGTCGCCCCGGCGCTGTTCTTTTTCATATTAATCATTCTGGTTCCTTTCTTGCGGGCGATCTTGTTTTCCTTCCAAGATTGGAACGGGATCAGCAGCAACATCGCATGGGCGGGGCTGGACAATTACGAGAAAATCATGAAGGATAAGGGCTTCTATAAGTCCTTCATGTTCACGGTCAAGTACGTGCTGGCCACGACGCTGCTGTTGAATGTATTCGCTTTCGTTCTCGCATTGATCCTGAACCTGCCTTTGAAGCTTAAGAACGGCCTGCGTACGGCCTTCTTCCTGCCGTACGTCATCGGTTCGATCATTATCGGCTTTATTTGGCAATTTATCATTTCCCAGCTGTTCGTCGATATCGGGGAAGCGACGCAGTGGACGCTGTTCATGAAAAACTGGCTGAGCCTGCCCGACTACTCGTTCTGGTCGCTGGTTCTCGTCACGGTGTGGCATTCCGTCGGATATTTCATGATCATCTATTTGGCCGCGCTGCAGGGCGTGCCGAACGATCTGCTCGAAGCGGCGGAGATCGACGGGGCCGGCCGATGGAAGCGGCTGTATCACGTCGTGCTTCCGCTCATCCGTCCCGCGATTACGATCAATCTGTTCCTCGCCATTTCGAACGGCTTCAAAGCGTTCGACCTGAACTTCTCGCTGACGAAGGGCGGGCCGTTCGGCACGACCGAATCGATCGCGCTGCATATTTATTTGGACGCGTTCACGAAAAACCTGTTCACGTACGCATCGGCGAAGGCCGTCATTTTCTTCCTCATTCTGGCCGGCATTACGCTCGTGCAAGTGGCAACGATGAAACGCAAGGAGGTGGAGATGTGA
- a CDS encoding carbohydrate ABC transporter permease has protein sequence MKTTRYGKGLLIIELLAVLIAILFFVPIYMTVINGLKTYNEVVTSTMALPETFQFVNYAVVWNQLRFFGVFLNSILVTVFSVIGILLLSSAAAYQLVRNPGRVSNAIFLAILSSLIIPFQTMMIPLVKVAKDLGIINTLYGIVLMYWGFGIPLALFLYHGFIKAVPRELEEAAHIDGSGPFGVFFRILLPLLKPITTTIAILHTLWIWNDFLLPLITLSSPANRTIPLAAAVYFGQYTNEWHLGMAALTLAIVPVMLFFLFMQRYIIQGITAGAVKG, from the coding sequence GTGAAGACGACGCGGTACGGCAAAGGGTTGTTGATCATTGAACTGTTGGCGGTGCTGATCGCGATATTGTTTTTTGTGCCGATCTATATGACGGTCATCAACGGACTGAAAACGTATAACGAAGTCGTCACCTCCACCATGGCGCTGCCGGAAACGTTCCAATTCGTCAACTATGCGGTCGTGTGGAATCAGCTTCGGTTTTTCGGCGTATTTCTGAACTCGATTCTCGTGACGGTGTTCTCGGTCATCGGCATTCTGCTGCTCAGCTCGGCGGCGGCGTATCAATTGGTGCGGAACCCGGGCCGGGTCAGCAACGCGATTTTCCTCGCGATTCTCTCGTCCCTCATCATTCCGTTCCAGACGATGATGATCCCGCTCGTGAAGGTAGCCAAGGATTTAGGCATCATCAACACGTTATACGGCATCGTCCTGATGTATTGGGGCTTCGGCATCCCGCTCGCGCTGTTCCTGTATCACGGCTTTATTAAAGCGGTGCCGCGCGAGCTCGAGGAGGCAGCGCATATCGACGGGAGCGGCCCGTTCGGCGTGTTCTTCCGGATTTTGCTGCCGCTGCTCAAGCCAATCACGACGACGATCGCCATTCTGCACACCTTATGGATTTGGAACGACTTTCTGCTCCCGCTCATTACGCTTAGCTCGCCCGCCAATCGAACGATTCCGCTCGCGGCCGCCGTGTACTTCGGCCAATATACGAACGAGTGGCATTTGGGGATGGCCGCCTTAACGCTGGCGATCGTCCCGGTCATGCTGTTCTTCCTGTTCATGCAGCGGTACATCATTCAAGGCATTACGGCGGGAGCGGTCAAAGGTTAA
- a CDS encoding YerC/YecD family TrpR-related protein: MQLKKLNDKTIDQLFEAVLTLKNIEECYTFFDDLCTVNEIQSLSQRLEVARMLRKGSTYNQIETETGASTATISRVKRCLNYGNDGYKMTLERLGR, encoded by the coding sequence ATGCAATTGAAGAAGCTGAACGACAAAACGATCGATCAACTGTTCGAAGCGGTCCTGACGTTGAAAAATATTGAGGAATGCTACACGTTCTTCGACGACTTGTGCACGGTCAACGAAATTCAATCGCTGTCCCAGCGGCTCGAGGTGGCTCGCATGCTGCGCAAGGGAAGCACGTATAACCAGATCGAAACCGAAACCGGGGCGAGCACGGCGACGATTTCCCGCGTCAAGCGGTGCCTCAACTACGGGAACGACGGCTACAAAATGACGCTCGAGCGGCTGGGCCGGTAA
- a CDS encoding sirohydrochlorin chelatase codes for MRGVLVISHGSRNEEWVRLVDEAIEPLRAALPYPVYGAFLELVEGRLIQDGIDELERLGVTDLIVVPLFVSIGSTHVEEIGWALGAKAACRCDTDLEPFRVNARVHYCDPIDADPDVIEILYEKASPLSTCPSEELLLLVGHGSELEGFHEVWRGVLEEAASRLRERGGFAAADTVMLLPDEASAKLQDWRERRPDLAPIVVPLFVSEGYFTTNVIPSRFAGYDVRYNGRSLLPHPLLTRWMARRVEEKAKELA; via the coding sequence ATGCGGGGAGTGCTCGTCATTAGCCACGGCTCGCGGAACGAGGAATGGGTGCGGCTCGTCGACGAAGCGATCGAACCGCTGCGCGCCGCGTTGCCGTATCCGGTGTACGGCGCGTTCCTCGAGCTGGTCGAAGGCCGGCTCATCCAAGACGGCATCGACGAGCTGGAGCGGCTTGGCGTCACCGATCTCATCGTCGTGCCGCTGTTCGTATCAATCGGCAGCACCCATGTCGAGGAGATCGGCTGGGCGCTCGGCGCGAAGGCGGCGTGCCGGTGCGACACCGACTTGGAGCCGTTCCGCGTGAACGCGCGGGTCCATTACTGCGATCCGATCGACGCCGATCCGGACGTTATTGAGATTTTGTATGAAAAGGCGTCGCCGCTGTCGACTTGTCCGTCCGAGGAGCTGCTGCTTCTCGTCGGCCACGGCAGCGAGCTGGAAGGCTTTCATGAAGTGTGGCGCGGCGTGCTGGAGGAGGCGGCGTCGCGGCTGCGCGAGCGGGGCGGCTTCGCGGCGGCGGATACGGTCATGCTGCTGCCGGACGAAGCTTCGGCGAAGCTGCAGGATTGGCGCGAGCGCCGGCCGGACCTTGCGCCGATCGTCGTCCCGTTGTTCGTAAGCGAGGGTTATTTTACCACGAATGTCATACCGTCGCGGTTCGCTGGGTATGATGTTCGGTATAACGGTCGTTCGCTGCTGCCCCATCCGCTGCTGACCCGTTGGATGGCGCGGCGCGTCGAGGAGAAGGCGAAGGAGCTGGCGTAA
- a CDS encoding diacylglycerol kinase has product MIKRARLIYNPTSGREEMRRRLPEVLQRLEGYGFETSTHMTIGGGDATLAAAEACRRGFDLVIAAGGDGTINEVVSGLAEQPVRPPLGVLPLGTTNDLARALGIPRAWDAAIDLIAEGHVRAIDVGQVNQRYFVNIAGGGSLTELTYEVPSKMKTMLGQLAYYMKGFEKLPRLRPIRMQVTSDEMSFDEEFMIFLIANSNSVGGFEKLAPEAAIDDGMMDAFFLRRCTLADFIRLASTVVRGEKVQDPLLIQFQTKRITIQSPDYVQLNLDGEFGGTLPCDIQVLPRHIGVFVDPTGRTSYHKPNSSGVVLHAGGTPGAGFAPGGGTTSNGVDVQS; this is encoded by the coding sequence ATGATCAAGCGGGCGAGGCTGATCTATAACCCGACCTCCGGGAGGGAAGAGATGCGGCGGCGGCTGCCGGAGGTGCTGCAGCGGCTGGAAGGCTACGGCTTCGAAACGTCGACCCACATGACGATTGGGGGCGGCGACGCGACGCTCGCCGCCGCCGAAGCGTGCCGACGCGGCTTCGATCTCGTCATCGCGGCCGGCGGGGACGGCACGATCAACGAGGTCGTCAGCGGCCTTGCCGAGCAGCCGGTACGGCCGCCGCTCGGCGTGCTGCCGCTCGGCACGACGAACGATCTCGCGCGGGCGCTCGGCATCCCACGCGCGTGGGACGCGGCGATCGATCTGATCGCCGAAGGGCATGTCCGGGCGATCGACGTCGGGCAAGTGAACCAGCGCTATTTCGTCAACATCGCCGGCGGCGGGTCGCTCACGGAGCTGACGTACGAAGTGCCGAGCAAGATGAAGACGATGCTCGGGCAGCTCGCGTATTATATGAAGGGCTTCGAGAAGCTGCCGCGGCTTCGGCCGATCCGCATGCAGGTGACGTCCGACGAAATGTCGTTCGACGAAGAATTCATGATTTTTCTTATCGCCAATTCGAATTCCGTCGGCGGCTTCGAGAAGCTGGCGCCGGAGGCCGCGATCGACGACGGCATGATGGACGCGTTCTTCCTGCGCCGCTGCACGCTGGCGGATTTCATCCGCCTCGCGTCGACGGTCGTGCGCGGCGAGAAGGTGCAGGATCCGCTGCTGATCCAGTTCCAGACGAAGCGCATTACGATTCAATCGCCGGATTACGTGCAGCTCAACCTGGACGGCGAATTCGGCGGCACGCTGCCGTGCGACATTCAAGTGCTGCCGAGGCACATCGGCGTGTTCGTCGATCCGACGGGGCGCACGAGCTACCATAAGCCTAACAGCAGCGGGGTCGTCCTGCATGCCGGCGGCACGCCGGGCGCGGGCTTCGCTCCGGGCGGCGGAACAACGAGCAATGGAGTGGACGTACAATCGTGA